The window AATCAAAATTGCTAAAACGGCCTAACGGTCATTACACAGGTCTTTGCTCCATCATACATATCCCTGATCGCCCAAATGTATGCTACCGGCCCTCCTCTACCCTGCAAACATCTCGATAGGACCTCTCTTAGGACTTCGTCATAAGCTTTCTCCAGGTCGATTAACACCATATGCAAAGGCCTTTtcctttccatgtactactctaccaatctcctcacaagatgaataGCCTCCGTAGTCAATCATCTCAGTGTGAATCCGAACGGGTTCTTGAAAATAGACACCCTTTTCCTCACGCTCAATCCACCAAGTAAATATTGTTAAAAATATATTAGTTGTATTAAAAATTCGGGATAGAGAAAACATAATTAGTAATTATATATGTTGTTTGGAAACAATGTTATTATTTGTCGTACATAatgatacttgttcttaattatATTTAGAGACTTTTGGAATTTGATAATAGAAAATTTTACAAATTTAATTATTTGTACAACAACATTTAATTAATTGTACATAGAGATTTGCTTATGTGCATCATCCCGACTTTCCAGTCCCCGTACTGTGACTAAAGATCAttaaaaatattactccctccgtcccaaaaagattttcTTAGTTTGACTtagcacaaaatttaagaaataaaggaagacttttgaaattgtggtccaaaacaagccttaaatTTTTATAcaactgtaaatcatctcataaagttaaattgtttttaaatatagaaatgtgtcaatctttttgggcCAAACTAATAACGAAAGGAAGACAAACTTTTTGGGACGAAAGGAGTAATTATTTTAAATCATAACTTTTTTAGTAATTGTATCTAGACTCTTACATAGAGATAAATACGTTCCTATTCAGTTCTTGTTTAAACATTCTTCATACATAAAAGGCCAAACCCATCGGCGGCCCCCTGTGATCGTTCAGttctttcacttgaacacctcaagtgtcctttgttccatttagacatCTGAGGTAGGATTAGACTGTGTCATTTAGACACTTTTTTGACAATCAACTAATATTACAAAGTGAGTGTAATACACTTGCTGCTAACGTGGCATGATGACCAATTAAAAGATGACATGTGGCATTTGAGtgtaaaataataatttaaaaatatattataagaaaaaaaaagacaaaattatttttcagcaaaaaaataaatgaaacaaCTTATTTTTAAAACCCCACCTGCCCCACCCCTCCTTCCCCTCGTCCCCAAAACCCCCAGAACTTCCACCTTGCCGCGTCATCCCTACCCCCAGATTTtcggaatttcacaaaaaatattaTCTTCTTTCCATTTTATCTCCATTATTATCACTGTTAAGTAATTATTGTCgtaaaaatttggaaatataaaCCACACGAAAGAAGAGTGCATCCTCATTATTGTGTCGTAAAAGCAATTAAAATTCGAAAAACAAGGAGTTTTAGTTTGTGTTTGTTTAGTAATGAGAGGCTCAGATATGCAAAGAGATCGATGCAAAAGAGAGGCGACCCGCCATGGCTGCAAAGGTAATTTTCCAAGCCAAGATACAGATCGGGTAAGTCTCTATGCCGGACCCGATTAGCCTATAattaaatcatcattatcattactgcCTCTATAatggataaaaaaaaaaggtgaaaatcAATAAATAGACAGAGAAACAGAACTATGGATGTATAGATCATGTAATTTCTAAGAATAAGTGTAGAAGAAGTGAatggaaaaaaataaagaagaagaagaagaaggaaataaaaaaaatattatgtttTTTTAGACTTTTCACGCGCTTGTTTTGGTGTGTAAAACACACAAGTTGCCAAGTCAgcaaaaagtgtctaaatgaCACAGTCTAACCCTACCTCAGatgtctaaatggaacaaagggcacttgaggtgttcaagtgaaagaaATAGACGACCACAGGGGGCCGCCTATGGGTTTAgcctaaataaaattaaatatcaTAAAAATATGAGTATATCATTACTCATACTTTTATTCATGTAGGGGCGATCACAGCTTAACTACTTTACATGTGTTTCAAAATCAATGCAGCCTATTTCTCTATCTCAGTTGATAGTATTCTATAATATTAACAATATAAAGTGTAAAGTTGAAATTCTGATTCTGCGCGCCTATGATCAGTTTTTTTAAACACTTCTAATAAATAGTTAAGAGATAATTTCTATTGCAGTGTCTTGGAGTAAAGAGAGTGGATCATTGTTTTCTAACACCAAAAGTACAACAGGACCATTTCTTTGGGTGAGATTATAGCATCCCAGCTATTTCTTGCACCTACAAAATTGCAACATTTTTTACTGCACTTAGTATTGTCATAAAACATATTACATTTTATGCgtgtaaaaaacaaaaaatttaaaaatacaaATTAGAAACTTCTTATTGTTGATAAGTAAAATAAACACATGAATATTAATTTTTAAAGGGTTTAATGAATATGAAAGAAGATTTGTGCTGAAAATTTTGTGTATTCATTCACTGTTCAATACATGTATTTATAGCAAAGTAAAAGAATAATGTAAATAACTACCTATACAAATGCCCTATCCTTATTGGTTGCAAGTGTCCTATCCTTATTGGTTTGCTTGTAACAACCTCTATTTACAGGAAATTGATTGTTGTAGAAATGTGAATTATTTACAGGTTGTAAAATATTGGGAAGGTTCTAGAAATGGACCAGTTGTTGTGTCCACGTGTCCCTTTATACACAGATGAATAAAAGTGTCTCCACTTTACTCTTTCATTCTTGTTTTTCCACGAACAGTCCCTAAAAATGTCTTCAAACTTAATCAACTTCTTCATGTCTGATTTGTGTAGAATCACTGATCATCTTCTCCGGTGAAATGTTGCCATCCATTATTCCATCACCCCCCCCCCTCCAAGTTGGAGGGTGAAGAATGAACCCCCAACTTGTGTAGAAAAAACCGATGAGAAGGACAGGTGTGAGGTTTTGTGAATAGATCTGCTACTTGAGACGAAAAAGGAACAAAAGATAAAGAGATAAGACTATCCAAATACTGTTGACGGACAAAATGATAGTCCAAATCAACATGTTTTGTTCTTTCATGAAAGACAGGGTTTTTGGCGATGTATATGGCTGCTTGACTGTCAGAATAAagagaaatgggaagtgaaggtGGAATAGAAAGATCAGAAAGAAGTCGAACAAGCCAAGTTAACTCGGAAACTACACGTCTCATTGAGCAGTACTCGGCTTCAGCCGATGATAGTAAAATTAAAGGTTGTTTCTTGGTTTTCCAAGAAATTGGGCTACCATCCATGCTGATGAAAAAGCCACTGACAGATCGTCGGGAATCTGGGCATGTAGCCCAATCGGAATCACAAAAGGCAAGTAATTTGAATAAATGAGTGTTATTGAGAAAAATTCCTAAACCTGGGTTTGTAAAGAGATAATGAAGAACATGTTTAGCAGCGGCAAAATGGCCATGGTGAGGATTCTGCATATATTGGCTTAGATGCTGAACAGAGAAACACAAATCGGGGCGAGTGTGTGTCAAAAATTTGAGTTGATCAACTAAACGACGATAGATAGAAGGATCTGGTAAAGGAGAATCCATGGTAGCCGATAATTTCTGAGTTGGGTCTAAAGGAGAAGAAGCTGGCTTCAAATCATGACATTGATATTCAGAGAGAAGTTCCAAAATGAACTTCCGTTGGCTGAGAATCAATCCCTGAGGTTCACGAATAATTTTAATCCCCAAAAAATAGTGTAAGTCCCTTAAATCCTTGATCTTAAATTCAGTATCAAGAAATGATTTAAGAGCATCCAATTCCTCTTTGTTGTTGCTTGTGAGTAAAATATCGTCCACGTAAACTGCTATGATAGAAATAGATGAACCAGTACACTTGTAAAATAGAGAATAATCATTTAAAGAATGATGAAATCCCTTGTAACTTAAAGCTGCTGTTAATCTGGAATACCACTGACGAGAGGCTTGTTTAAGCTCATATAAAGACTTCTTTAAACGACAAACAAGAGTAGAATCAGAAACTTGTAAACTAACCGGGAATTTCATGTAAACTTCTTCATCTAATTCTCCATGAATAAAAGCATTGTTCACGTCTAATTGATAAAGGCCACAACCCTTTTTAATTGCAATTGCAAGTACACATCTGAGTGTTGTAATTTTGACCACTGGGTTGAAACTCTCAGTAAAGTCTATACCCTCTTTTTGTATGTCACCTCGTACAACCAAATGAGCCTTTAACCTTTCAATGGAACCATCAGAATTCAATTTCACCTTGTAAACCCATTTTGAAGGTAAAGCCTTCTTGCCATTAGGTAAAGGGACAACTTCCCATGTGTCATTAAGAATCAAAGTCTCTAATTCCTTTGTCATAGAATCCTGCCAACCAGGGTATAAAATAGCTTGGGAAAAACTGGTAGGTTCTATTATTTGGGAGGGGGaattgtgatagtgtttattaaGAGAAGATAAAGCATTAAAAGAAAATGGAGGAATAGATACTGAAGAAGTAAAACATGAAGAAGTTACATTAGAAAGATGAATAGAATTGCATATGTAGTCTTGAAGGTAGGTTGGCGTTTGTACTGATCTGGTTGATCTTCTTAAAGAGGTAATAGGATCTGGGGGTGATACAGGGGAATTGGGAGGAAAAGGACCAAGAGAGGGGGGAGGTGAATCTGGTGGAGTAGAAACAGTAGTGGGATTAAAAGGAAGATCAGAAGAAGAATCAGAGATATGAGGATCAACAGGATCAGAAAGTGGAAAAATAGGCAAAATGGATTTAATAGAACTAAAAGGATAAACATCCTCATGAAATATCACATCTCTAGAAACAAGAAATTTTTGGGTTTTTAAGTTAAGAAGTTTAtgccctttctttccaaatggaTAACCAAGAAAAACACAAGGTTGAGCTCTAGGATCTAACTTAGTCCTTCCTTGAGAAAGTGTGGAAGCATAACAAAGACAACCAAAGCATTTCAGATTAGAGTAAGTAGGTGGATGACCAAAACGCTTCTCATAAGGTGTTTTAAAAGACAAAATTCTGGTTAGACACCTATTTATTAAATATGTGGCTGTCATAAGACAGTCACCCCAAAATTTGGAAGGAAGATGGAATTGAAATAATAAAGCCCTACAGACCTCTAAAAGATGTCTATGTTTTCTTTCAaccacaccattttgttgtggtgtggCAACACAAGAAGTTTGGTGAATTATCCCTTGAGAAGATAAAAAAGATGAAGTTTCTAAACTAGAACCCAATTCCCATGCATTATCAGATCTTATGATTTTAACCTTTTTAGTGAATTGTCTTTCTACCATAGCAAGAAAAGACTTGAGAATAGGGAAAGCATTGATTTTAGTAGATAATAAAAATGTCCAAGTACTACGACTGAAATCATCCACTATGGTTAAAAAATATTTGTAACTATCATAAGTAGGTGTTTTATATGGTCCTCATGTGTCAATGTGAATAAGTTCAAAGCAATGTGTAAGAAGATATATGATTGTTTGGAAAAGACAATTTGCTTTGTTTTGCTAATGGACAAATAGTGCAAGGGACAAGAAATTTAGAACAAACAGAGAAAGGGATTCCATTAATATTCTTCATATTAGACAAAGGCATATGACCTAATCTATTGTGCCATAATCTACTCTTAACATCAAAAAAGGAAATACAACTGAAACTGGATGATACATCCTTTAGGGAATTTAAATAAGAACTAGAAAACTTAAAACTAGACTTGGAAGAGAAAGGAACATCTGGAGTCCTATTGGTCAGCACATAGAGACCATTTTGGGCTTCACCAAGCAGCATGGGGCTCTTCATTGAAGGGTCCTGCATAAAGCAATGAAAAGGGGAAAAGATTAGGAAGTTAGAAAGTTGTTGGCAAAGCATATGGACAGACAACAGATTGAAATGAAAGCTTGGAATAAAAAGAACATTATGTATTGTAAGATTGGAAAACAACTTCACTGAACCAAAATAAGAAACTGAAACTCTTTGAGAATTAGGTAATTTAACAAAGACAGAAGAGGGTAGTGGTTTAAGATTAATAAAATATTCTTTAATATAACTCATGTGCTCAGTAGCACCTAAGTCAATAATCCAAGTTTTAGTAGTAATTTTTGAAACATCAACGTTAGAGTTTAATCAGAAAGGGCTAAGACTTATACCTGCACAGTTGGCAGTAGCTATAACATCAGAATTGTTGGTTTGATCACTTGTTTTGACTTGTTGTAGCATCTGCATAATTTGGGTTAGTTTTTCAGGGGTAAGTAGTTTACCTTGCTCATCAGATTGAGCAATAGAGAGAAAGGGATCTGCAGAATTTTCACTGTTAGTTACAACATTGCTCTGAATAGAATTCTGAAAGTTTCTCTGTTTTGTAAACTTGAAATTAGGAGGGAATCCATGTAGTTTGTAGCATTTCTCAATGGTATGCCCAGGTTTCTTACAATACTTGCAAAATAGGTTGAATTTCCTGTTATCATAATGCCCTTTTGGTACCCTGAAATCAGTTGAAAAGGACCTCTATCCTGTATTGTTCTGTTGAGTAGCAATAAAAGAGGATGATTCTCCAGGGAACTTGGGTGTGTTTTGCATCTCCCTTTGTTTTTCCTCTTGAACCAAAAGAGCAAAGGCATTAGCAATAGTGGGAAGAGGTGAGATCATGAGTATGTTACCTCTAGCACCACAAAAGGAATCATTAAGTCCCATTAAGAACTTAACCAATCTCTCATCCTGTTTGAACTTGATATTTTTCTCTTTTGCTCCACAGGAACAAGCACAAGAACATGGAATAAAAGAATCCATGGTGTCCATTTCATCCCAGAGTCATTTGATTTTGGTAAAATAAGCAACAACATCAGATGCACCTTGAACCAGATCACTTAATTCCTTTTGAAGCTGATAGAGTCTAGCCCGAGAACTTTGTCCATATCTGGCCTCTAACTCAGTCCAAATATCTTTAGCAGTAGCATAATACAAAACACTTTCAGATATATCCCTAGAAAGAGAGTTCAATAATCTAGAAATTACCATCATGTTGGACCTAGACCAAGCAGCATGTAGATCAGATCCATATTCAGGCTCAGCAGTGGACCCATCAATGAAGCATGATTTGTTTTGAGCAGTCAAAGCTATCCACATAGCCCTTTTCCATCCACCAAAACTTTTCCTATCAAATACAGTGTTAACTAGAAGAGCACCTGGTGAATCAGAAGGTGCAATAAAGAAAGGATGGGATGAGTTTATGATCTCAGTAGAAGAAGAATTTCCAGAAATAGGAGCAATTTGAGTTTCAGAAGCAGGAGCAACATTTCCAATCATTTTTGCAGAAAACTGGATTGGAAAAGATGATTAGCAAGATAAAAAGAAGATATTAAAttccttgctctgataccataaaGGATTTAATGAATATGAAAGAAAATTTGTGCTGAAAATTTTGTGTATTCATTCACTGTTCAATACATGTATTTATAGCAAAGTAAAAGAATAATGTAAATAACTACCTATACAAATGCCCTATCCTTATTGGTTGCAAGTGTCCTATCCTTATTGGTTTGCTTGTAACAACCTCTATTTACAGGAAATTGATTGTTGTAGAAATGTAAATTATTTACAGGTTGTAAAATATTGGGAAGGTTCTAGAAATGGACCAGTTGTTGTGTCCACGTGTCCCTTTATGCACAAACGAATAAAAGTGTCTCCACTTTACTCTTTCTTTTACTCTTTCATTCTTGTTTTTCCACGAACAGTCCCTAAAAATGTCGTCAAACTTAATCAACTTCTTCATGTCTGATTTGTGTAGAATCACCGATCATCTTCTCGGGTGAAATGTTGTCATCCATTATTCCATcaatttttatatttagcttaaaATTTTGGAGAGCCGAGAACTGACAATACGAATGTGTAAAGGTAGAAGATGCATGAACTTCGTAGATTTAGTGGGGGGAAATGAAGAAAATAAGTGCTGGGAAGAAGAAAAACATAAAGAAAATAAAAGCAGATTCTTGTTGTTTAGCCTCGAAATTCTCCTCGAGTGCATTTACCTCACAACCTTGAATTTGTCATGCTCTACAAGTACCAAAAAGATCAAAATTTGAAGTGTTATTTCAATAAGCAAAATGTAAAATAAACTAAGAAGATAAAAAATTGAAGACGTTACACCTCATAAGAACAATTCGCTGTACAAATAAAAGCATAAAGCTGAATAGATATGTTTATATGGGAGCATTCGAGGTTTAATGATTAAAAAAAGGTCAAACCCATCGACAAACAATTGTGGTCGTCCATTTCTTTCACTTGAGTGTCTAAAGTGGCCCTTGTTCCATTTATACACTTCAGGTGGGTCATTcatattccacttagacactttttgcaccgttatcggagcaaaaccaacacattgtgccagctcatttaaattgtgccagctcatttaaattgtgccaacttaattaaattgtgtcaactcattttaattgtaaattcactaatttataaattcgtggagttttggccattaaaaattggggcttttaatttgggctggttggatgtgcaatgaggtggcgccccttttggtgttggttttgctccgataacggtgcaaaaagtgtctaagtggaataggaatgacccacctgaagtgtctaattggaacaagggtcactttagatgctcaagtgaaagaagtggacgaccacaaGTGTCTCTGTCAATGGGTTTGGCCTTAAAAAAAAAGGTCTTTCATATTCTGCAATCACATTCACATGACAAGACTCCATTCAACTTTTTATTAATTgtgatttttaaatataaaaaaaatgagaaaaaaagataaatatcacTTTATAAatgtcattcgttataacaatATTTTCACGATAATGGCCTAATTTTCTCTGGAACctatttcatgttatattttacttatttataacaacattctagcTATAACATCAGCGACATTCATTATAACAATacactttgtaaaattacctctctgtAACAacatactcaaatattgtgtaataatattttgtaagaaatataccatatacaaaaataaaatattaaaatatttatgataatcatcaagggaaagctattgaattcctTTTTGATGAAACTTTGGACAAAAATCTTCGTCAATTCAAGTGTTATATTATCAATAAGAGACTGaaatttacgaaacaacctacaattgtagaattcttacgtcaaacttgaaatatttaaattttgaattaattttaaatgcatatgttccttagatCTAATTCTTTATCGGAACGGTGCaactagttatgaatttattagtcACCTCattttttaattaatgaaatatgaaaataaattgagattttaaaatgaaaaagtattttgttttcgtttataacataaaaaatacAGAAAAGTAATTTTTGcatacttttgtttataacaaGTAAATGAGATATAAACATCAAACGCCAGCATACATACGTAATAACACCTCACTGTAGCAATCGTGAAATTTCGGACAAATGCAACCATTATAGAGAAGTTTGaccgtatatatgtgtgtggggtggggttggggggtggggggtgggggtggtcaAAACTAATTAATTAGCATCTTAATTAGATTATGCCACTATATACATCTTGTCCAATTCAAATACTCTCATTATGTAGTCAAATTTGGTTAATCAAATTGCTTAACTAATAATTAACAGATAATCACAATATTATTGTGATTCAACTCTTTTGAAGAAGCTGCCAAAAAAGAAGATGAGAACAAATCAAATGAAAGATCACAAAAAACATACTTTAGAtttaggtgccgtttggccataaatatcaaaaacaaattcacgttttttggaatttttgaaga is drawn from Lycium barbarum isolate Lr01 chromosome 8, ASM1917538v2, whole genome shotgun sequence and contains these coding sequences:
- the LOC132608059 gene encoding uncharacterized protein LOC132608059, with product MIGNVAPASETQIAPISGNSSSTEIINSSHPFFIAPSDSPGALLVNTVFDRKSFGGWKRAMWIALTAQNKSCFIDGSTAEPEYGSDLHAAWSRSNMMVISRLLNSLSRDISESVLYYATAKDIWTELEARYGQSSRARLYQLQKELSDLVQGASDVVAYFTKIK